A genomic region of Polyangia bacterium contains the following coding sequences:
- a CDS encoding MXAN_5187 C-terminal domain-containing protein encodes MKIGLVAAIVLLGLTLGVYSSLTRDLHDAAIRDVETAVSRAERMHQSIARLEALDFANLVSGLSRRPAVVGVFDKSDETGRRQAAFEQCESLNAFLQTGSSRKADFVAILDSRGKVVARDLNVNANYGEDWRSQYPAVGMALKGEATKDVWTFAGRMTRVAAAPIALPDGTIRGVLVIGYVITARDAQAKSEILGSEVAYFHNGKVHTSSFISEGTGENAKEDGNKTQALNAILFQSPEAWGKQVVQKSAKSDLFHLTLDGRDYAAVAAPLMGNAFDKTSGVVVLGSISDQLDSVSGAGVKVIGFGLLAILVAVAASVMTAVRFIKPLDKIELGVAEIINGNIDYTFKPIGPDFEGLSNGLNVMLARLLGREEPSEDDVEEESDESQRWRSDQVLVEEIAPDQSGQPSSDPAVQGLAQENEANYYTRVFNEYVAALKSQSKPTAGITVQAFTAKLRLIEGGLKQKWKARMVRFRVITQGDQVTLRPVAIF; translated from the coding sequence ATGAAGATCGGGCTTGTCGCCGCCATCGTTCTGCTCGGGCTCACGCTGGGTGTTTATTCAAGCCTGACCCGCGACCTGCACGATGCCGCCATCCGCGACGTTGAAACCGCGGTATCGCGCGCGGAGCGCATGCACCAGTCAATCGCCCGGTTGGAGGCGCTTGATTTCGCGAACCTGGTCTCCGGCCTCAGTCGTCGCCCCGCCGTGGTGGGCGTGTTCGATAAGAGCGACGAGACCGGCCGCCGCCAGGCCGCCTTCGAACAGTGCGAAAGTTTGAACGCCTTTTTGCAGACTGGTTCTTCGCGCAAGGCCGACTTTGTGGCGATTCTTGATTCGCGCGGAAAAGTCGTGGCCCGTGATCTGAACGTCAACGCCAACTACGGCGAAGATTGGCGCAGCCAGTATCCGGCGGTGGGGATGGCGCTGAAGGGCGAGGCGACGAAGGACGTCTGGACCTTTGCCGGCCGCATGACCCGCGTGGCGGCGGCGCCCATCGCGCTGCCCGACGGGACCATCCGCGGGGTGCTGGTGATTGGTTATGTCATCACCGCGCGGGACGCTCAGGCCAAAAGCGAGATCCTGGGCAGCGAGGTGGCCTATTTTCACAATGGCAAAGTGCATACCTCCAGTTTTATTTCCGAAGGCACGGGGGAGAACGCCAAGGAAGACGGAAACAAGACCCAGGCCCTGAACGCCATTCTGTTCCAGTCGCCCGAAGCGTGGGGCAAGCAGGTGGTGCAAAAGAGCGCCAAGAGCGATCTGTTTCACCTCACGCTGGACGGACGCGATTACGCCGCCGTGGCCGCGCCATTGATGGGCAATGCCTTCGACAAGACCAGCGGCGTGGTGGTGCTGGGGTCGATCTCCGATCAGCTGGATTCGGTGTCGGGCGCGGGCGTGAAGGTGATCGGGTTCGGGTTATTGGCCATTCTGGTGGCGGTGGCGGCGTCGGTGATGACGGCGGTGCGGTTCATCAAGCCGCTGGACAAGATCGAGCTTGGGGTCGCGGAGATCATCAACGGCAACATCGACTATACCTTCAAGCCGATCGGTCCTGACTTCGAGGGCCTGTCGAACGGCTTGAACGTCATGCTGGCACGATTGCTGGGCCGTGAAGAGCCGAGCGAGGACGACGTCGAGGAAGAATCCGACGAATCGCAGCGCTGGCGCTCTGACCAGGTGCTGGTCGAGGAGATCGCGCCGGATCAATCGGGCCAACCCAGCAGCGATCCGGCGGTGCAGGGGTTGGCGCAGGAAAACGAGGCCAACTACTACACGCGCGTCTTCAACGAATACGTCGCAGCGCTGAAGAGCCAGAGCAAGCCCACCGCCGGCATCACCGTACAGGCGTTCACCGCCAAGCTGCGTCTGATCGAAGGCGGTCTGAAGCAGAAATGGAAGGCGCGTATGGTCCGCTTTCGCGTCATCACCCAAGGCGACCAGGTGACCTTGCGACCGGTCGCGATTTTCTAG
- a CDS encoding sigma-70 family RNA polymerase sigma factor translates to MSPRKTTPPRTDAEAVAGGDAEDRDQAEEGAAPLAADEVGAEEPIRAAVVDEEQEPRGLTRRRDPVQSFLAEARRYPRLSEDEERVLGVAVREHGDMNAARKLVVHNLRLVVAIAYQYRRAWTNILDLFQEGSVGLMDAVKRWEPTLGPRFGSYAAYWIRAYVLKFLLTNSRLIHVGNTRAGRKLFFRLEKERQKLLAAGIEVTPKLLAAKLDVDEKELDEVRQHLESREVSLEPRPGADGEGTYSLAERIAGNSGTPEEEAAQAELSGAVKKFVEQFQAALTDERERAVWREHLASEDPVPLGTLGARYGVSKQRMGQIADRLKKRFRTEIAGELGTNIKADWLD, encoded by the coding sequence ATGTCACCGCGAAAGACCACGCCGCCAAGGACCGACGCAGAAGCCGTTGCCGGCGGCGATGCCGAGGACCGCGATCAGGCCGAGGAAGGCGCCGCGCCGCTGGCTGCCGACGAAGTGGGCGCCGAGGAGCCGATCCGCGCTGCCGTCGTCGATGAGGAACAGGAGCCGCGGGGCCTGACCCGCCGTCGCGATCCAGTGCAGTCGTTCCTGGCCGAAGCGCGCCGCTACCCGCGGCTGTCCGAGGACGAAGAGCGCGTCCTCGGCGTGGCGGTGCGCGAGCACGGCGACATGAACGCCGCTCGTAAGCTGGTGGTGCACAACCTGCGGCTGGTGGTGGCCATCGCGTATCAATACCGGCGCGCCTGGACCAACATTCTGGATCTGTTTCAGGAAGGCAGCGTCGGTCTGATGGACGCGGTGAAGCGCTGGGAGCCCACGCTGGGGCCGCGGTTCGGGTCGTACGCGGCGTACTGGATTCGGGCCTACGTGCTGAAGTTCTTGCTCACCAACTCGCGCTTGATTCACGTGGGCAACACGCGCGCGGGACGGAAGTTGTTTTTTCGCCTGGAAAAGGAACGGCAAAAACTGCTCGCCGCTGGCATCGAGGTGACGCCCAAGTTGCTGGCCGCCAAGCTGGACGTTGATGAGAAGGAGCTGGACGAGGTCCGCCAGCATCTGGAATCGCGCGAGGTGTCACTCGAACCGCGACCAGGCGCTGACGGCGAAGGCACCTACTCGCTGGCCGAGCGGATCGCGGGGAACAGCGGCACGCCCGAGGAGGAAGCGGCGCAGGCCGAGCTGTCCGGCGCGGTGAAAAAATTCGTCGAGCAGTTTCAGGCGGCGCTGACCGACGAACGCGAACGGGCGGTTTGGCGCGAACATCTGGCCTCCGAGGATCCTGTGCCGCTCGGGACCTTGGGCGCGCGCTATGGCGTCTCAAAACAACGGATGGGCCAGATCGCCGACCGTCTGAAAAAGCGTTTTCGCACCGAGATCGCCGGCGAGCTCGGCACCAATATCAAAGCCGACTGGCTCGACTGA
- a CDS encoding DUF1343 domain-containing protein encodes MVETGLDVLCAERTALCRGRRVGVLCHPASVASDLTHAVDRLIAAGIRPTRLFGPEHGVRGDAQDMIGVADDRDARTGIPVSSLYGSQFESLTPTAADLATVDVLLIDLQDVGSRYYTYVWTMALTMGAAAKAGVQVVVLDRPNPIGGGDVEGGPLTEGHESFVGLGPVTVRHGLTAGEIATMVRAGMSWAPGRFARPLDVDLTVVPMRGWQRGHDFATTGLPWVMPSPNMPTLDTAFVYPGLCLIEGTNLSEGRGTTRPFEIIGAPFLEGHRWAEALARESLPGVRFRPLSFRPMFHKFAGQSCGGVQLHVTDRAAFRPYRTGIAVLNTARALAPEHFRWRTEPYEFVTHPLAIDLLTGSDVVRRAIDDGRSTAEIAATLTGFEAAFSASRTPFLMYE; translated from the coding sequence ATGGTCGAGACCGGGCTGGACGTGCTGTGCGCCGAGCGTACGGCCCTGTGCCGCGGCCGCCGGGTGGGCGTGCTCTGCCACCCGGCCAGCGTGGCGTCGGATCTCACCCATGCCGTGGATCGCCTGATTGCCGCCGGCATTCGCCCGACGCGGCTGTTCGGTCCCGAGCACGGCGTGCGCGGCGACGCGCAGGACATGATCGGCGTCGCCGATGATCGCGACGCTCGCACCGGCATCCCGGTCTCCAGCCTCTACGGCAGCCAATTTGAATCGCTGACACCCACGGCGGCCGACCTGGCCACCGTCGACGTGCTGCTGATCGATCTGCAAGACGTGGGCAGCCGTTACTACACGTACGTCTGGACCATGGCGCTGACGATGGGCGCGGCGGCCAAGGCGGGCGTGCAAGTCGTGGTGCTGGATCGCCCGAACCCCATCGGCGGCGGCGACGTCGAAGGCGGGCCGCTGACCGAGGGCCACGAATCGTTCGTCGGCCTCGGTCCGGTCACCGTTCGCCACGGCCTGACTGCTGGCGAGATCGCCACCATGGTTCGCGCCGGCATGTCGTGGGCGCCGGGGCGCTTTGCCAGGCCGCTGGATGTGGATCTGACGGTGGTTCCGATGCGCGGCTGGCAGCGCGGCCACGACTTTGCCACCACCGGTTTGCCGTGGGTGATGCCGTCGCCCAACATGCCGACGCTGGACACCGCGTTCGTGTACCCCGGGCTGTGTTTGATCGAGGGGACGAATTTATCCGAGGGTCGCGGCACCACCCGGCCGTTCGAGATCATCGGGGCGCCGTTTCTCGAAGGTCATCGCTGGGCCGAGGCCCTGGCGCGCGAATCGTTGCCAGGCGTGCGGTTTCGTCCGCTGTCGTTCCGTCCCATGTTTCACAAGTTCGCCGGGCAATCGTGCGGCGGCGTGCAGCTGCACGTCACCGACCGAGCGGCGTTTCGGCCCTATCGCACCGGCATCGCCGTCCTGAACACCGCGCGGGCGCTGGCGCCGGAACACTTTCGCTGGCGCACCGAGCCCTACGAGTTCGTCACCCACCCGCTGGCCATCGACCTACTGACCGGCAGCGACGTGGTCCGGCGCGCCATCGACGATGGCCGCTCGACGGCGGAGATCGCCGCGACGCTGACCGGGTTCGAAGCGGCGTTTTCCGCCAGCCGGACGCCGTTCTTGATGTACGAATAG
- a CDS encoding PilZ domain-containing protein: MDSLTTDRRHSRRTKMDLFINRFLDGHPQLCRMTDLSRTGARLVPVMGPRRVPRYMGLQFQLPGTDIVITASGEAISADAASTVGVRFTNLPPDAARAIEDFLKAS; the protein is encoded by the coding sequence ATGGATTCTTTGACCACCGATCGCCGCCACAGCCGTCGCACCAAGATGGATCTCTTCATCAACCGCTTCCTCGACGGCCACCCCCAGCTTTGCCGCATGACCGATCTCAGCCGCACCGGCGCCCGTCTGGTTCCGGTGATGGGCCCGCGCCGCGTGCCCCGATACATGGGATTGCAGTTCCAGTTGCCGGGCACCGATATCGTCATCACCGCCTCCGGCGAGGCCATCAGCGCCGATGCGGCCAGCACAGTGGGCGTGCGCTTCACCAACTTGCCGCCCGACGCCGCCCGCGCCATCGAAGATTTCTTGAAGGCAAGCTAG
- a CDS encoding THUMP domain-containing protein yields the protein MAPSSDRFRFFVTCARGTEGALRRELVGLRIGSPKGDTGGVWFEGPIAMAMGVCLHSRVAVRVLLQLATFEAGDADSLYRGAQKIAWADWLTLETTLAVHATVRDNPALTHSGFAALKVKDAAVDVLRAKLGARPDVAPKDPDVSIVLHVAGTQAGVFLDLAGEALHRRGYRVAMVDAPLKETLAASVLALGGIGPDLPFVDPMGGSGTLAIEHALVSRGIAPGLRRKFGFQRWPLFASELQSIWSRLHNEATERAKTPSESLSPIVCSDIARASIDSARRNAAAAGVAELITFEVADVGALSPRWPTGNVCTNPPYGERLVEKELGALYRKMAVAFARMPRWAVVVLSGNPLFTHEMGKKPRISHRLYNGALEVRLLRYEL from the coding sequence TTGGCCCCGTCGTCGGATCGTTTTCGCTTCTTCGTCACCTGCGCCCGCGGGACCGAAGGGGCGCTGCGCCGCGAGCTGGTGGGCCTGCGCATCGGTTCGCCTAAAGGCGACACCGGCGGCGTGTGGTTCGAAGGACCGATCGCCATGGCGATGGGCGTTTGCCTGCACTCGCGGGTGGCGGTGCGTGTGTTGTTGCAGCTGGCGACGTTCGAAGCCGGCGACGCCGACAGCTTGTACCGGGGCGCCCAGAAGATCGCCTGGGCCGACTGGCTGACACTGGAGACCACCCTGGCCGTGCACGCCACCGTGCGCGACAACCCGGCGCTGACGCATTCGGGGTTCGCCGCGCTGAAGGTGAAAGACGCGGCGGTCGACGTCCTTCGCGCCAAGCTGGGCGCGCGGCCCGACGTGGCGCCGAAGGATCCCGACGTGTCGATCGTCCTGCACGTGGCGGGCACGCAGGCGGGTGTGTTTCTGGATCTGGCCGGCGAGGCGCTGCACCGCCGCGGTTACCGGGTGGCGATGGTCGACGCGCCGCTGAAGGAGACGCTGGCGGCGTCGGTGCTGGCCCTGGGCGGTATCGGGCCGGACCTGCCGTTCGTTGATCCGATGGGCGGCTCCGGCACGCTGGCCATCGAGCACGCCCTGGTTTCGCGGGGGATCGCGCCCGGGCTGCGGCGCAAGTTCGGGTTCCAGCGCTGGCCGCTTTTCGCCAGCGAGCTGCAGTCCATCTGGAGCCGCCTGCACAACGAGGCCACCGAACGAGCAAAGACCCCGTCGGAGAGTTTGTCCCCGATCGTGTGCTCCGACATCGCGCGGGCGTCGATCGACAGCGCCCGCCGCAACGCCGCCGCCGCCGGTGTCGCCGAGCTCATCACCTTCGAAGTGGCGGACGTCGGGGCGCTGTCGCCGCGTTGGCCGACCGGCAACGTCTGCACCAATCCGCCCTACGGCGAACGGCTGGTGGAAAAAGAGCTGGGCGCCCTGTACCGCAAGATGGCCGTCGCCTTCGCCCGCATGCCCCGCTGGGCGGTGGTGGTTCTTTCCGGCAATCCGCTGTTCACCCACGAGATGGGCAAAAAACCGCGGATTTCGCACCGTCTTTACAACGGCGCGCTGGAAGTTCGCCTGCTCCGGTACGAGCTATAG
- the lnt gene encoding apolipoprotein N-acyltransferase, with protein MRTVALRFGLSGLAAVAMFLAAPTADLWPLMWLAMVPQIHVALTSATPKRAFLHGWLTGIIANTAGFWWMRELLERFGHMPAIEAIPIMMLLTSYQGLEFALFSWGVYRVRQRTQWPMVVVAPLVMVAIELCTPQIFPFYLAITQAWVPAVIQIADLTGPLGVTFVLLATNGGVYDAWTRWRAGESRAARRPLLGVAALIAFTLVYGQLRIHQVDARRAAAPKAKAGLVQANVGILEKWDPAEFARLLDTHQRLSVELVARGADLIVWPESSYPYALRRDITHDFPDDDPRRIARGFDKPLVFGAVTMSAGPRQTHADRYPYNTALMRAEGGAITAKFDKVFLMLFGEYIPFYDQIPWFTKIFPEASNFNRGTEPASFPFSVGGRSYRLGPLICYEDIIPGFTRRVASLDPNLLVNITNDAWFGRTAEPHQHLALAVFRSVEHRLEMLRAVNTGVSAHIDAVGRVVQQTASVDPSVEPPPQPVTLLTEVALLDGGGIYRYVGDLFGMLCLAVLIAGLALRGRVPTRRPARARKAR; from the coding sequence ATGCGCACCGTCGCTCTTCGGTTTGGCCTGTCGGGCCTGGCGGCGGTGGCAATGTTCCTGGCGGCGCCCACCGCCGATCTGTGGCCGCTGATGTGGCTGGCGATGGTGCCGCAGATCCACGTCGCCCTGACGTCGGCCACGCCCAAGCGCGCCTTCCTGCACGGCTGGCTGACCGGCATCATCGCCAACACGGCGGGGTTCTGGTGGATGCGCGAACTGCTGGAACGATTTGGCCACATGCCGGCCATCGAGGCGATTCCGATCATGATGCTGCTGACCAGCTATCAGGGATTGGAGTTCGCGCTTTTTTCCTGGGGCGTCTACCGGGTCCGTCAGCGCACGCAGTGGCCGATGGTGGTCGTCGCGCCGCTGGTGATGGTGGCCATCGAGCTCTGCACGCCGCAGATTTTTCCGTTTTACCTGGCCATCACGCAGGCCTGGGTCCCGGCGGTCATCCAGATCGCGGATCTCACCGGCCCGCTGGGCGTGACGTTTGTTCTGCTGGCCACCAACGGTGGAGTCTACGACGCCTGGACGCGCTGGAGGGCCGGAGAGAGTCGTGCCGCGCGCCGGCCGCTGCTGGGCGTGGCGGCGCTGATCGCGTTCACGTTGGTCTATGGCCAGCTGCGCATTCATCAGGTCGACGCTCGTCGCGCGGCGGCGCCCAAAGCAAAAGCCGGCCTGGTGCAGGCCAACGTCGGCATCCTGGAAAAATGGGATCCCGCCGAATTCGCTCGCCTGCTGGACACCCACCAGCGTTTGTCCGTCGAGCTGGTCGCGCGCGGGGCCGATCTGATTGTCTGGCCCGAGTCTTCGTATCCGTACGCGCTCCGCCGCGACATCACGCACGACTTTCCCGACGACGATCCGCGGCGCATCGCGCGCGGGTTCGACAAGCCGCTGGTCTTCGGCGCCGTCACGATGTCCGCCGGGCCGCGCCAGACGCACGCTGATCGCTACCCCTACAACACCGCTCTGATGCGCGCGGAGGGGGGGGCGATCACCGCCAAGTTCGACAAGGTCTTCCTGATGCTGTTCGGCGAGTACATCCCGTTTTATGACCAGATCCCCTGGTTCACGAAGATTTTTCCCGAGGCGTCGAACTTCAACCGCGGGACAGAGCCGGCCTCGTTTCCCTTTTCAGTCGGTGGTCGATCGTACCGGCTGGGGCCGCTGATTTGCTATGAGGACATCATTCCCGGCTTCACCCGGCGGGTGGCCAGCCTGGATCCCAATCTGTTGGTGAACATCACCAACGACGCCTGGTTCGGGCGCACCGCCGAACCGCACCAGCACCTGGCGCTGGCCGTGTTTCGTTCCGTCGAGCACCGCCTCGAGATGCTGCGCGCGGTGAACACCGGGGTGTCGGCGCACATCGATGCCGTCGGCCGCGTCGTGCAGCAGACGGCGTCGGTGGATCCCTCCGTCGAGCCGCCTCCTCAGCCGGTGACGTTGCTGACCGAGGTCGCCTTGCTGGACGGCGGGGGAATTTATCGATACGTGGGCGATCTCTTCGGAATGCTGTGCCTGGCGGTGTTGATCGCCGGCCTGGCGCTGCGCGGGCGGGTGCCGACGCGCCGGCCGGCGCGGGCCCGGAAGGCGCGTTAG
- the atpG gene encoding ATP synthase F1 subunit gamma, with protein sequence MPSLKAIRVRIASVKSTQKITRAMKLVAAARLRRAQDAIVGARPYANALLEAVREVAGRAGTESHPLLDPRPQERVALIPISSDRGLAGGFNANIFRAVGRFAAEKKEPMKEISLEIVGKKGRDYFRRRALPIKHEFGGASGDTAQDRARQLALTAVQIFRDGQVDAVYLVYNEFKSAIAQKVQVEQLLPVVPPAVEAPAGHGERSDSTGGKIDFLYEPDKQQLLDALLPLYVESQIYRALLESIASEFGARMTAMESATKNAKEAIARYTLQYNRARQAAITKELMEIVGGAEALKG encoded by the coding sequence ATGCCAAGCCTCAAAGCCATCCGCGTTCGAATCGCGTCGGTGAAATCGACGCAGAAGATCACCCGCGCCATGAAGCTGGTGGCGGCGGCGCGTCTGCGCCGCGCGCAGGACGCCATCGTCGGCGCCCGCCCCTACGCCAACGCCCTCCTGGAGGCCGTTCGCGAGGTGGCGGGCCGCGCCGGAACAGAATCGCATCCGCTGCTGGATCCGCGGCCGCAAGAGCGGGTGGCCCTGATCCCGATCTCGTCCGATCGCGGTTTGGCGGGCGGTTTCAACGCCAACATCTTTCGCGCCGTCGGCCGGTTCGCCGCCGAAAAGAAAGAGCCGATGAAGGAGATCTCGCTGGAGATTGTCGGCAAGAAAGGCCGCGATTACTTCCGCCGGCGCGCGCTGCCCATCAAGCACGAGTTCGGCGGCGCCAGCGGTGACACCGCGCAGGACCGCGCCCGCCAGCTGGCGCTGACCGCGGTGCAAATCTTCCGCGACGGCCAGGTCGACGCGGTCTATCTGGTCTACAACGAGTTCAAGTCGGCCATTGCGCAGAAGGTTCAAGTCGAACAGCTTCTGCCGGTGGTCCCGCCCGCGGTCGAGGCGCCGGCTGGCCACGGCGAGCGGAGCGATTCAACCGGCGGCAAGATCGACTTTCTGTACGAGCCCGACAAGCAGCAGCTGCTGGACGCTCTGTTGCCTCTTTACGTCGAGTCGCAGATCTACCGCGCGCTGCTGGAATCGATCGCCTCGGAGTTCGGCGCCCGCATGACGGCGATGGAGAGCGCGACCAAGAACGCCAAAGAAGCCATCGCTCGGTACACGCTGCAGTACAACCGCGCCCGCCAGGCGGCCATCACCAAAGAATTGATGGAGATCGTTGGCGGCGCAGAGGCTTTGAAGGGTTAA
- the atpD gene encoding F0F1 ATP synthase subunit beta, with protein MTATNPAHGTTTTSQGRIVQVIGPVVDVEFSGSTLPEINTALRISNPSISDKPGNLVVEVAQHLGERSVRCISMDTTDGLVRGMVVTNTGAPIMMPVGREVLGRILNVIGEPVDERGPVKAAKMAPIHRAAPTFVEQSVKVEMFETGIKVIDLLAPYRRGGKIGLFGGAGVGKTVTMLELINNVAKKHGGFSVFGGVGERTREGRDLYNEMAESKLSDGNSVLSKTALVYGQMNEPPGARARVALSALTVAEYFRDDEGQDVLLFIDNIFRFTQAGSEVSALLGRIPSAVGYQPTLATDMGELQERITTTNKGSITSVQAIYVPADDLTDPAPATAFAHLDATTVLSRAISELGIYPAVDPLDSTSTILTPAVVGEEHYRVARAVQKILQKYKELVDIIAILGMDELSEDDKITVSRARKIQKFLSQPFFVAETFTGTPGKYVEVKDTVAAFKEIIDGKCDDIPEQAFYMVGGMDEVRARHDKMKKENA; from the coding sequence ATGACGGCAACCAATCCCGCGCACGGCACCACCACCACCAGCCAGGGTCGCATCGTTCAAGTCATCGGCCCGGTCGTCGACGTCGAGTTCTCTGGCAGCACGTTGCCCGAGATCAACACGGCGTTGCGCATCTCGAACCCCAGCATCAGCGACAAGCCGGGCAACCTGGTGGTCGAGGTGGCGCAGCACCTGGGCGAGCGCAGCGTCCGCTGCATCTCGATGGACACCACCGACGGTCTGGTGCGCGGCATGGTGGTCACCAACACCGGCGCGCCCATCATGATGCCGGTGGGCCGCGAGGTGCTGGGCCGCATCCTGAACGTCATCGGCGAGCCGGTCGACGAACGCGGCCCGGTGAAGGCGGCGAAGATGGCGCCCATCCACCGCGCGGCGCCGACCTTCGTCGAACAGTCGGTGAAGGTCGAGATGTTCGAGACTGGCATCAAGGTCATCGATCTGCTGGCTCCGTATCGGCGCGGCGGCAAGATCGGTTTGTTCGGCGGCGCCGGCGTCGGCAAGACCGTGACCATGCTGGAGCTGATCAACAACGTGGCCAAGAAGCACGGTGGCTTCTCGGTGTTCGGCGGCGTCGGCGAGCGCACCCGCGAGGGCCGCGACCTTTACAACGAAATGGCCGAGTCCAAGCTGTCCGACGGCAACTCGGTTCTGTCCAAGACCGCCCTGGTCTACGGCCAGATGAACGAGCCGCCGGGCGCCCGGGCCCGCGTCGCGCTGTCGGCGCTGACCGTCGCCGAGTACTTCCGCGACGACGAAGGTCAGGACGTGCTGCTGTTCATCGACAACATCTTTCGCTTCACCCAGGCCGGTTCGGAAGTGTCGGCGCTCCTCGGCCGCATCCCGTCGGCGGTCGGCTATCAACCCACCCTGGCCACCGACATGGGCGAGCTGCAAGAGCGCATCACCACCACCAACAAGGGATCGATCACCTCGGTGCAGGCCATCTACGTGCCGGCCGACGACTTGACCGACCCGGCGCCGGCCACGGCCTTCGCTCACCTGGACGCCACCACCGTTCTGTCGCGCGCCATCTCCGAGCTGGGCATTTACCCCGCCGTCGATCCGCTGGACTCGACGTCGACGATCCTCACGCCGGCGGTGGTGGGCGAGGAGCACTACCGGGTCGCCCGCGCCGTGCAGAAGATCCTGCAAAAGTACAAGGAGCTGGTGGACATCATCGCCATCCTGGGTATGGACGAGCTGTCGGAGGACGACAAGATCACCGTGTCCCGCGCCCGCAAGATCCAGAAGTTTTTGTCGCAGCCGTTCTTCGTGGCCGAGACCTTCACCGGTACGCCCGGCAAGTACGTCGAGGTCAAGGACACGGTCGCCGCCTTCAAGGAGATCATCGACGGCAAGTGCGACGACATCCCGGAGCAGGCCTTTTACATGGTCGGTGGCATGGACGAGGTGCGCGCCCGCCACGACAAGATGAAGAAAGAAAACGCCTAG
- the atpC gene encoding ATP synthase F1 subunit epsilon, giving the protein MTTPRGALVDTDVEEVTAPGTLGEFGVLPGHVPLMSALKPGVLVYRTKSETGTLAIGPGFLQVAPVPDQNTATDRVLVLVEQAQAAAHVDKAAAEKELAAADHELGQWKRELDGEYQALLLRRQWAAARVDAAARLSPH; this is encoded by the coding sequence GTGACAACACCGCGCGGCGCGCTGGTCGACACCGACGTCGAAGAAGTGACCGCGCCCGGCACCCTGGGCGAGTTCGGCGTGCTGCCCGGGCACGTGCCGCTGATGTCGGCGCTGAAGCCGGGCGTGCTGGTCTATCGCACGAAGAGCGAGACCGGCACCCTGGCCATCGGGCCCGGCTTTCTTCAGGTCGCGCCCGTGCCGGACCAGAACACCGCCACCGATCGCGTGCTGGTGCTGGTCGAGCAGGCGCAGGCCGCCGCCCACGTCGACAAGGCCGCCGCCGAGAAGGAGCTGGCCGCTGCCGACCACGAGCTCGGCCAATGGAAGCGCGAGCTCGACGGCGAATATCAGGCCCTGTTGCTGCGCCGGCAATGGGCGGCCGCGCGCGTCGACGCCGCCGCGCGACTTTCGCCTCACTAG